CGGTCGGGATGCGGGTGCCGGATCGATAGTGGGTGGTGACCCGGGGCCAGCCCAGCTGCTCGACGCGGCCGTCGCGCCAGACGCGGGTGCAGTCGTTGAGCGAGCGGAACCCGTCGGGCTCCTCCTGGATGATCAGCACGACGGCGAAGTCGTCGAATGCCATCGGCATGTACAGCCACCACATCCCCTCGAACGGCGGATCGGCCGGCCGGCCCGGGGGTTCGGGTTCGCCGATCGGCCTGATGCCCCAGGACCGGTCGCGGCTTCCGATCCAGGTCGCGGGGTCGACGGCGATCTCTTCGCCGTCGACGACGATCCGGCCGTTCCAGCTGCCGAGCTGGGCGAAGCGTTGCGCATCCAGCGTCACCCGGCTTCCCGACCGCAGGATATGCGGCTGCTCCTGGACGACATCGAACAGACCCTCCCAGGTGAGATCCGCGGCGATGCCCTCGGTTTCGTCGAGGATCAGCCGCAGCCTACGCAGGGGCTCGATGACCTCGATCCGGTAGCCGTTGACGCGCTGGTGCAACCGGTCCTGATCGATCGCGTCCGAAAGGTGCACCGCCGTCTGTGTATCTCCGCGCCGAATGAGCACGAAGGCATCCTTCACGCCCAGGTTGGGGTAGTAGCCGATGCCGCTGATCACGAAGATGTTTCCGGTGCGGTCGTGGGCGTTGAAGTAGGAGCGGTCGTAGAAGTTGCGGTCGGACGAACCCGGCCAGGCGATCGGCTGGGGGAGCTGATGGACTGGGTACTCGTCGAGCGGGCCAAGATTTTGCGGCATTAGCGATCCTCTCCGATAAGGCGCCTCATCAATCCGGCGTGGTAGAAAAGCGATTCGACATCGTCGGGTTTCTCCACCTCGCCGAAGTGCACCCGTCGTGCGCCGGTGCGCATGAACACACACGCCCACATCACGCCCGAGTAGACGTAAAACCAATGCAGGTCACCGAGCTCCACGCCGGCCAGTCGTTGATAGGTGGCGCGGACGTCGTTCTCGCGCATCACCTCGGGCAGCCCCGGCAGTGTTGCCAGGCCGGCCAGCTCCTGAAAAACCATGTGCGCGAATATCATCCATGCGACGTCAAGCTCGCGCGGTCCCAGCGCCACCATTTCCCAGTCCAGCACCGCCACCGGCTGGAAGTCGCGGTACAAGACGTTGCCGACCCGGGCGTCGCCCCAGAGCAGCACGGGGTCGCGCCCGGCCGGGTCGTTCGGCCAGTTGTCCTGCAGCCAGTCGAAAGTCCGTTCCAGCAGCGGCGATCGGCCGATGTCGGGTACCGCGAAGTCGTACCAGGATCGCACCCAGTGGAAGTGCCGCCGCAGCGCTGTGTCGCCTTCCCGTCCCTCGCCGAGGAACCCAAACGTGTTATCCGCGTTGGGGATTGAATGCAGCTTCGCCAGCACCCCAATGGTGGCGTCCTGCAGTTCGCGCTGGCGTCCGGGGGGTGCGTCGGCAAACCAGTTGTTGCCGAAGGTGTAGGGCATCACGTCGGGCGGCACCATGCCCTCGACGTAGTCCATCAAGAAGAAGGGTTTTCCCAGGACGTCGCCGGTGGTCTCGATCCAGCGAACCCGAGGGACCGGTATGTCGGTCAGCTCGCCGACCAGCCTTATCACCTCGAATTGGTGGTCGAGCCGATACGACGGGAACACCGGCACGTCGTCGGCGGCGGGCGCTACCCGCGCGACCATTTTCTGCTCGATCGGCCGTCCGTCCCGCCGCCAGCGAGTGGTCAAGATGATGGTTTCCGACGACATGCCCGTGGAGTCCACGCCGCTCTCCACGGTCACCTCGGGTTTCGCTCCGGCGGGAAGCAGCGTCGACAGCCATCGCGACATCACCGCCGGCACGGTGGTGATGTCGCGGCTAGAGCGCTGGAGGCGGTCGACACCTCCGATTGCCGGTTCGTTGGCCACGGCGCCCCCTTCTTGAGGCAATTACGATACGGTGGGTAGCGTTATGAAAGCAGACATGTCCTCCCTTGACAAGGCCCCCGGCGCCGGGCGCCCACGGGACCCACGCATCGACGCGGCCATCCTTTCCGCGACCGCGGAAATGCTTGTGCAGAGCGGCTATTCGAACCTGAGCCTGGCGGCAATCGCCGAACGTGCCGGGACCACAAAATCCGCCCTGTACCGCCGATGGTCGAGCAAGGCCGAGCTGGTGCACGAAGCCGCGTTCCCGGTGGCGCCCACCGCGCTGGTCGCTCCCGCCGGCGACTTCGCCGCGGACATCCGGATGATGGTCGGGGCCACGCGCGACGTGTACACCACACCGGTGGTGCGGGCCGCGCTGCCCGGTCTGGTGGCCGACATGATGGCCGACGCCGAACTCAACGCCCGGGTGCTGTCCCGCTTCGCCGACCTGTTCACCGCCGTGCGGTTGCGGCTGCGCGAAGCAATCGACCGCGGCGAAGTGCGTCCCGATGTGGACGCGGACCGATTGATCGAGCTGATCGGGGGGGCGACCATGCTGCGTATGCTGCTGTACCAGGATCAAGAGCTCGACGACGCGTGGGTGGATCAGATCACCGCGATCATCGTGCACGGGGTGATGCGATGACGCCGCGAAACGCACCATAGGTCATCGCCGGTTCTCGACGGCAGCTTCCGGCCGTTCGAGCACGACTAGGGTGGTCGCTACTGCTCAGGCGGCGGGTCGGGGTCGCCGCGGAGACGTTCGTCCGGGTGGCCCAGCCCGGTGCCTGGTGGACCTCGCAGTGATAACCCGGTTCGAGGCAGTTGGGGCGGGTGCAAGCCCCGGTCGCGTGCGTAACAGATGAGCCTCTGATCGGCGGTCGCGACTCGTTTTTGGCGGCCGAGGTAGAGCGGGCGTTCGGTGTGGTCGTCGAACACCGCCAGGAAGTGGATTGCCTTGGCGGCCGTGCGGATCAGATCCCGCATCGGCAGCCGTGAGCCGCCCCC
This is a stretch of genomic DNA from Mycobacterium lacus. It encodes these proteins:
- a CDS encoding TetR/AcrR family transcriptional regulator, with the translated sequence MKADMSSLDKAPGAGRPRDPRIDAAILSATAEMLVQSGYSNLSLAAIAERAGTTKSALYRRWSSKAELVHEAAFPVAPTALVAPAGDFAADIRMMVGATRDVYTTPVVRAALPGLVADMMADAELNARVLSRFADLFTAVRLRLREAIDRGEVRPDVDADRLIELIGGATMLRMLLYQDQELDDAWVDQITAIIVHGVMR
- a CDS encoding phosphotransferase family protein, producing MANEPAIGGVDRLQRSSRDITTVPAVMSRWLSTLLPAGAKPEVTVESGVDSTGMSSETIILTTRWRRDGRPIEQKMVARVAPAADDVPVFPSYRLDHQFEVIRLVGELTDIPVPRVRWIETTGDVLGKPFFLMDYVEGMVPPDVMPYTFGNNWFADAPPGRQRELQDATIGVLAKLHSIPNADNTFGFLGEGREGDTALRRHFHWVRSWYDFAVPDIGRSPLLERTFDWLQDNWPNDPAGRDPVLLWGDARVGNVLYRDFQPVAVLDWEMVALGPRELDVAWMIFAHMVFQELAGLATLPGLPEVMRENDVRATYQRLAGVELGDLHWFYVYSGVMWACVFMRTGARRVHFGEVEKPDDVESLFYHAGLMRRLIGEDR